In a genomic window of Streptomyces katrae:
- a CDS encoding GNAT family N-acetyltransferase, whose protein sequence is MTTSPTTRPPLPAVQLRVPIDEDAHAWHRVFDDADVMEFLGGPAELSAYEEFTARQRMHDAQLGYCLWTLLDEDGEVIGFTGAQPWPAAKAWGPVGRIEIGWRLGRSAWGKGYAYAAALATVERLRGLGVEGVCAVIDAGNVRSVAVAERLGMTPGEEFTTPSGRRAVCHELALG, encoded by the coding sequence ATGACGACCTCGCCGACGACCCGGCCGCCACTGCCGGCGGTCCAGCTCCGCGTACCGATCGACGAGGACGCGCACGCCTGGCACCGCGTCTTCGACGACGCGGACGTGATGGAGTTCCTCGGGGGGCCCGCGGAACTGTCCGCGTACGAGGAGTTCACGGCCCGGCAGCGGATGCACGACGCGCAGCTCGGGTACTGCCTGTGGACCCTGCTGGACGAGGACGGCGAGGTCATCGGCTTCACGGGCGCGCAGCCGTGGCCTGCGGCGAAGGCGTGGGGGCCGGTGGGGCGGATCGAGATCGGGTGGCGGCTGGGGCGCTCCGCCTGGGGGAAGGGGTACGCGTACGCGGCCGCGCTGGCGACCGTGGAGCGGTTGCGGGGGCTGGGGGTGGAGGGGGTGTGCGCGGTGATCGACGCCGGCAACGTGCGTTCGGTGGCGGTCGCGGAGCGGCTCGGCATGACGCCGGGTGAGGAGTTCACGACCCCGTCCGGTCGACGGGCCGTCTGCCACGAGCTGGCGCTGGGCTGA